A section of the Phycisphaerales bacterium genome encodes:
- the moaD gene encoding molybdopterin converting factor subunit 1, giving the protein MTTTMLSIRVLLFAQLAEETGQDKLSLSLPQGCTVNDAINALIDIHPLFNEKKSHLAFAVNETYANPQLELHDGDTVAIIPPVSGG; this is encoded by the coding sequence ATGACAACAACCATGCTTTCAATACGCGTGCTTCTCTTTGCACAACTGGCCGAGGAAACCGGCCAGGACAAACTGTCTTTGTCCTTACCTCAAGGATGCACTGTCAACGATGCGATCAATGCCCTGATTGACATACACCCATTATTCAACGAAAAGAAAAGCCACCTCGCTTTTGCGGTGAACGAGACGTATGCCAATCCACAGCTCGAGCTACATGATGGTGACACCGTCGCCATCATTCCACCTGTCAGTGGTGGCTAA